One Companilactobacillus farciminis KCTC 3681 = DSM 20184 genomic window, CAGAAGCCTTTGAAGAGATTTTCCCAGAAATGTTTGCTGGTGGTCGTGCTAAACTAGTCCTAACTGAGCCGGATAATTTGTTAGAGTCAGGAATCGAAATCATTGCTCAACCACCCGGGAAGAAATTCCAACGTTTGAGCCTTTTGTCTGGTGGGGAAAAAGCTTTGACAGCAATTACTTTGCTCTTTGCAATTATTAAAGCTAAACCAGTGCCATTCTGTATCTTAGATGAGGTTGAAGCGTCACTTGATGATGCCAATGTCTATCGATTTGCCAATTATCTAAATCAATATGATGACAACACTGAATTCATCGTCATTACTCACCGTAAAGGAACTATGATGAACGTTAACCGTTTGTATGGTGTAACTATGGAAGAATCCGGTGTTTCCAGAATGTTGTCAGTTAAAGTTAAAGAATAGGAGAGAATAATGGGATTATTTGATCGAATTAAAAAAGCCTTTACCGGCAAAGATGATTCTGAAGAAAAAGAATTAGAGAAAAAATCTTCAGAACAAGCCCCTGAATCTGACCAAAATTCAAAACCAGAACCAGCTTCTCCTGAAGAAAAAGAGTCCACACCAGAAGCTCAACCAGAGGAAGCTACTGAAGATGAATCAACAGTTGAAGAAAAGCCAGAACCAGCAGAGCCTACTGTTGAAGAACCTGAATCAAAAACGGTAGAACCAGAGCCGGAATCTGAAACTAAACCTGAGAATTCTTCTGAAACCGTTAAAGAAGAGCCAGAAAACACTCCTGAAGAATCAGCTCCAGAAGAAGTTTCTGAATCGGATGAAGAAACTGAAGAAGAAACTACTGAGCCAGTTGCTGAAGAATCTAAAGAAACTGAAGAGCCTAAAGAATCCGAAGAAACTGAAAAGCCAAAGGATGATGTCAAAGAGTATGACGAAGGCTTGAAGAAGAGTCGTAACTCCTTTAGTTCTCGTTTGAATCATTTCCTAGCTAACTTTAGAAGTGTCGATGAGGATTTCTTTGATGATTTGGAAGAATTGTTGATTGAGTCTGATGTTGGCTATGAAACAGCTATGCGTATTTCTGATGAATTGCGTGAAGAAGTTAAGTTGGAAAATGCCAAGAAAAAATCTGATGTTTCTAACGTTATTGTGCGTAAATTAGTTGATATGTACGGTGAAGAAGGTAAGGACGAAGATAATGATTTGAAGTTCAGTACTGACAAAACACCTACTATCTTCTTGTTCGTCGGTGTCAACGGTGCTGGTAAAACTACTACTATCGGAAAGCTTGCCCATCGTTACCAATCAGAAGGTAAGAAGGTCTTATTAGCTGCTGGTGATACGTTTAGAGCTGGAGCAATCGAACAATTGCAAGAATGGGGTAAACGTGTAAATGTTCCTGTTCAAGCAAGTAAAGCACACACTGATCCAGCTTCGGTCGTTTATGATGCCGTTCAACGAGCAGTTAATGAGGATTTCGATATCTTGTTAGTTGATACTGCTGGACGTTTGCAAAATAAAGAAGGCTTGATGCGTGAGCTAGAAAAAATCAAGCGTGTTATTACTCGTGAATTGCCAGATGCACCACAAGAAGTCTTATTGGTACTTGACGGTTCAACTGGACAAAATGCTTTGAGTCAAGCTAAACAATTCAACGAGACGACTGATGTTTCAGGAATTGTTTTGACTAAATTGGATGGAAGTTCCCAAGGTGGGGTCGTCTTGGCAATCAGAAACGAATTGCATATTCCAGTTAAGTTAGTTGGTTTGGGAGAACAAATGGATGACTTACGTGACTTTGACCCAGAGAAGTTCATTTATGGCCTCTTCAAAGATTTAATCGTTGGAGCCTCAAATAAGTAATGGATATTGATGAAACGACCCGAATCAATCTGCTGTATAATTTTTATCATTCGTTATTGACGAAAAAGCAAAGTCGCTATATGGATCTCTATTATGTGGAGGATTTTTCACTCAGTGAGATTTCTGAGCAGTTAGATGTTTCCAGACAAGCAGTTTTGGATAACTTGCATCGTTCCGTCAATTTGTTAGAATCATTTGAGAAAGAACTCGGATTAGTTGAGAAGACTCAAGAAATTGATGATATTTCAAAGAATCTTAGTCAATTGGTGCAAACTAAGTATGCCGATGATAAAGAATTATTAGCGTTAGTACAAAGAATTTCTAAAATAAATGAAATGTAGGAGTAGAGTATGGCTTTTGAAGGATTAAGCGAACGTTTACAAAAAGTTTTTTCTTCCTTAAAGGGAAAAGGTAAGCTTTCTGACGAAGATGTTCGTAAAGTAATGCGTGAAGTTCGAATGGCCTTATTGGAAGCCGATGTTAATTTTGACGTCGTTAAGACTTTCGTTAAGACTGTCCGTGAACGTGCCTTAGGCGCAGAAGTAATGGAAAGTTTGACTCCTTCACAACAAGTTATCAAGATTGTTGATGAAGAGTTGACGAAGTTGATGGGACAAGAAGCAGTTCCATTGAATAAAGCACCGCACATTCCAACGATTATCATGATGGTTGGTCTCCAAGGTGCTGGTAAAACTACTACAGCCGGTAAATTAGCTAATCGTTTGAAGACAAATGACAAAGCTCGTCCATTTTTCATCGCCGGAGACGTTTATCGTCCAGCTGCGATTGAACAGTTAAAGACTATCGGTCAACAATTGGACGTACCAGTTTACGATGAAGGAACAGATCACGATCCAGTTGAAATCGTTAAAAATGGTTTGGCAGTAGCGAAAGAAAATAAAAATGACTATGTAATTATTGATACGGCTGGACGTTTGGAAATCGATGAGCAGTTGATGGAAGAACTTCAAAAGATCAAAGATTTGGCACATCCAAATGAAATCTTGTTCGTTGCTGATTCAATGACTGGTCAAGTAGCTGCTAAAGTTGCTCACGGTTTTGATGAACAACTAGATATTACCGGTGTAGTTTTGACGAAGTTGGATGGTGACACTCGTGGTGGTGCTGCACTTTCAATTCGTTCCGTTACTGGTAAGCCAATCAAGTTCATCGGACAAGGTGAAAAACTCGATCAATTAGATGTTTTCCATCCTGATCGTATGGCCAACAGAATCCTAGGTATGGGTGACATGTTGACCTTGATTGAAAAAGCCCAAACTGATTACAACGAAGAGCAAGCTAAGCAAGTTGCCGAAAAGATTCGTGAAAATAGTTTTGATTTCAACGACTTTATCGATCAAATGGATCAAATTCAAAAGATGGGTCCTTTGGATGAATTGATGAAGATGATTCCAGGAATGGCTAATAATCCTGCTTTAGCTAATATCAATATTGGTGAAAAGGATATTGCCCACTTAAAGGCTATCGTCTATTCAATGACACCTAAGGAACGTGAAGATCCAGACCTTTTGAATCCTTCACGTCGTCGTAGAATTGCCGCTGGTTCTGGTCAAAGCGTGCAAAACGTTAACCGTATGATCAAGCAATTCAAGCAATCCCGTGACATGATGAATAAGATGAGTAAAGGTAACATGGCCGGAATGGAACAATTGATGGGTAATGGAGTTCAAGGTCGTCTAGGTAAGATGGCTATGAAATCAATGGTCCGTCGTAATAAAAAGAATAAGAAGAAGCGCTTAAAGAAAATCAAACGTTTCAAATCATAAAAAAAATAGATGCTGTCAAGAAAAAAACTTTACAGCATCTATTTTTTTGTGTATACTAACAAAGTTAAGTATTTAGGAGGAAACAAACATATGTCAGTTAAAATCAGAATGAAACGTATGGGTAGTAAGTTAAGACCATTTTACAGATTGGTAGTTGCAGATTCACGTTCACCACGTGATGGTCGCTTTATCGAACAAGTTGGTTACTACAACCCAATTTCACAACCAGAAGAAATCAAGTTGGATGATGACAAGATCGTTGAATGGTTAAACAAAGGTGCACAACCTTCAGATACTGTTCGTCACTTGTTGAAACAACACGGAATTATGCAAAAGTTCCACGAAAGCAAATTTACAAAATAGTAATTTTTAATGGGACCAGACAATTGTCGTGGTTCCATTTTTATTCACGGAGGAAAAATGACTGAAAAATTATATCGTGTTGGTACTATCGTAAATACTCATGGTATTAAAGGTGAATTGCGAGTAATTCCCATTACCGATTTTCCTAAGGACCGTTTTAAGTCAGGCGCAAAATTGTTTTTGAAAGATAAAACAGAATTTGTCGTTGAATCATCATGTCCACATAAAAATTTTGTTTTAGTTAAATTAAAGGGCTATGACAATATTAATGACGTTGAAAAATTCGTTAAGTCAGAATTGTTCGCCAACGGTGAAGAAGTAAGCGACTTAGAAGATGGCGAATTTCTTTACAGTCAGATCATTGGTTTGAATGTGATCGATAAGAATTTAGGTGAGGTTGGTAAAATCACTGAGATCATCGAATTAGGTTCCAACGATGTTTGGGTCGTCAAGAGTCCAAAGTATAAGGAAATTTTGTTGCCTTATATCGATGATGTAATTAAGGAAGTTGACCTTGAAAATAAAGAGGTCAAAGTTGAAATACCGGATGGGTTGATAGATTAATGGATATTACAATTTTAAGTATTTTTCCAAAAATGTTTCAGGCACTAAATGAGTCATTGATTGGAAAAGCACAAGAAAAAGAACTCGTAAATATTGATGTTGTCGATTTTCGTGACTTTACTACTAATAAGCAAAACCACGTTGACGACGCGCCATATGGCGGTGGAGCTGGGATGCTTTTGCAAGCTCAACCGATTTACGACGCAATGGATTATGTTGAAAAGAAAAAGCCGGGTAAAAAGAGAGTTGTCTTATTAGATCCGGCTGGTAAAACTTTCAACACTAAGATGGCCAAAGATTTTGCTAAAGAGGATCAATTGGTATTCATCTGTGGACATTACGAAGGTTTTGATGAGCGTGTTAAAGATTTGGTGACCGATGAAGTGTCAATCGGCGATTATATTTTGACGGGTGGCGAGTTGCCAACGATGAGTATGATCGATGCGACGTTACGGTTCGTGCCAGGCGTATTAGGGAATTCATTTTCAGCTGAAGAGGAATCTTTCTCAAACAACTTGTTAGAATATCCTCAATACTCACGTCCGGCCGATTTTCGAGGCAAAAAAGTTCCTGACGTGTTAATCAGTGGGGACCATGAAAAAATCCGTCTCTGGCGTTTAGAACAAGCCTTGAAGAAGACTTTGGAGCGTCGTCCCGATTTATTGGAGCATGCTTCGTTGACTGACGAAGAAAAGAAGCTTTTACGTAAAATTCGTCAAAATAATTAGTTTACAATTAAGTTCAAATAAAGTATCATATTAAGAGTGTTTGAACGCACATATTAACGATATTCCGCTGTATGTCCGAGATATATAAGAGTGTCGGTAGGGAGAAATTATTTATGAATAAATTAATTCAAGATATTACTAAAGAACAATTACGTTCTGATATTCCTGACTTCCGTAGTGGTGACACTATTCGTGTACATGCTAAGGTTGTTGAAGGATCACGTGAACGTGTTCAATTATTCGAAGGTGTCGTAATCAAGAGACATGGTTCAGGAATCAGTGCAACATATACTGTTCGTAAGATCAGTAATGGTGTTGGTGTTGAAAGAACATTCCCATTGAACACACCTCGTGTTGAACAAATCGAAGTTATCAGACATGGTCGTGTACGTCGTAGCAAGCTTTACTACCTACGTGCTCGTACAGGTAAGGCTGCTCGTATTAAAGAACGTCGTCGTGACATCTAATTTAATGCAAACAGTGAAGTTAAACTTCTAAAAAATAAACCACCCGTAAAAGGTGGTTTATTTTTTTTGCCCTGAAAATCTAGAATCGGAGAAAAGTTTTTCCGAAGCTAAGCGATGTCGTTGATTGTCATCGTAGTTGGCGACAAATAGTCCTGAATATAATGTGTTTAAAACGTAATCGATAGCCGCACTTGAAGCAAAAGGTGAGATTTTGTCAGTCGAGCTTTCAGAATCATTGACGGGAATGATTAAATCACTGAGCTGAGCAATTTTGGAGTTTTTGTTGGCGGTAATGGCAATGATGCAACAGCCGTTGAGCCGTAGGATTTTTGTCATTTGGTAGGTACTTTTCGTTTGACCACTGTAAGAAATTACGATAGCACAGTCTTCTTTTTGAAAGTTAGCAGCCAAGAAATTGCTCTCTTCAACTAAAGTTGGCAATTGGGCGTGGAAGTTGATCTTCATCAGTTTATTTTGGAAGCTCAAGGCTGAAATATAAGTATCGCCGTAAGCAAAAATGCCTAAATTTTTAGCCTTTAAAATCAATCGGATAGCTTTTTCCAAAGTAGAATTGTCCAAAAGTTCACTCGTCTGTTTGATCGATGTTTCCATAACATTAGCAATCTTTTGCGCGATTTCTTTGTTGGAATCATCTTCAGTAAAGGGGAAGTCCGGATCAATAGTAGAAATGTCGTCGTAGTGTTTTTGTAATTCAGCTGATAATTTGATTTTGAAATCCTTAAAACCCTTTAAGCCAATTTTTCGACATAGTCTGACGACCGTGGAAGTTGAACTGAAGGTATTGGTAGCTAGTTTTTGAATCGATAAATTTAAAACCGCTTCTTTATTCTTCAAAATATATTCGGCCAAGTCTTTTTCAGAACCGTTGAAATTGTTTTGAGCTTTTAGTTGGTTAATAATTGTCATAATGTTTCACCTAATTTGTTTTCGATATTAAAATAATTGGAATATTTTTACCATTTCGTATATATTACATTATTACTTAATAAGTCGTGGTTCAATGGAGTTGATAAAAGATTTGGAGGTATAGAAAATGAAATTAGCAATTATTGGTTCAGGTAATATCGTACATGACTTTTTGACGATTACCAAGGATCTAAAAGAAACACAATTAACAGCCATTATCGGTACGAATAGAAGCATTGATACTTTGAAACAATTGCAGAGTGAATACCATATTGGGCAAGTCTTTACTGACTTTGACGAGGCTTTAAAGAAGAGCGATTTTGATACTGTGTACGTTGCTGTTCCTAATTTCTTGCATTATCAATTTGCCAAGAAAGCTTTGGAGAATGGAAAAAATGTCATTTCAGAAAAACCTTTCACAGTTAAATATGAAGAATTCGAAGATTTGAAAAAGATTGCTTTAGAGAAGCATTTGATCTTACTAGAAGCAATTACAACTCAATATCTACAAAACTTCCTCGATTTAAAAAAGAAGTTGCCTGAATTGGGCGATTTGAAAATTATTGAGAGTAATTATTCACAATATTCATCTCGATATGATGCCTTTAAAGCTGGAAAAATTTTGCCAGCATTTGACCCTAAAAAAGGTGGTGGAGCCTTGATGGATCTAAATATTTATAATATTCACTTTATCGTTGGCTTGTTGGGACGTCCTAAGAAAGTAACGTATTTGCCAAACGTTGAGCGTAATATCGATACGTCAGGTATTTTGACCTTGGATTATGGGACTGTCAAAGCAGTAGCAATCGGTGCTAAAGATTCCGTTATTCCGTTTAGAAGTAGCGTTATTCAAGGTAACCATGGATCAATCGTAGTCAATGGTCCAACTAATGAAATGAAATCATTTGACATTTATGACAATGACAAAGAATTGGTTGAAAAAATCGATCACAACGTTTATCCACATCGGATGTATCAAGAGTTCGTTGAATTTGAAAGAATCATTAGAACTAACGATTTACAAGCAGTTCAACAACACCTTCAACACAGTGAAGATGTCATGTGGGTCGTAAAGAAAGCCTTAGAATCAGCTGATTTAAAGTTAGACTAATATCATTTACCGAGTAGGTAACGTTTTTTATTATTTATTTTATGTAATTCAAAAAAGCATCTACTTTGAATAGAGTGCCTATGTTACTTGCTACGCACTTATCAAAGTAGATGCTTTTAATTTATTGATATAAAAAATAAGACCACTATCTAGTCCGGAATAGCAAAGAAAATTGGCTCAAATGTGAAATTTCTCTTGGCAATTTATTGCCTAGTGAAAGGTCGAGCTTGAAGACTTTGCCCGAACTTGGGCTTAGCAAAGGCTCCAAGTCGTGCCCACATTGTTCCAGCCAAATTTTCTTTGCTATGGAGGACGGAATTATATCGCCAATCCAATTTAAGAAAAAATCTCATTCGATAGCGGATTTTTAAATGCTTTTTTTAACCATTCGTTCAATTCCATAATTGGATAAAGTGTATAAAGAGTCGAATAAAGCTTGTCCCAAAGCAGAATTACGTTTGATTTTACTGTTATTGTTGTTAGGAATTCTTTTCAATAGTGAATCGAGTTTATTAATATCACGATCAGAATAAAATTGGCTGCTTTTAAGATGATGAGTCAAAGCAACTAAAAAAGAATACTTTGGATTGATTTTTTTTAGTTGTTTCAATTGATTAGTTGCCGACTTATCAAGACCGTTAGGGTAGATGATCTCTGAATAGCGTTCACGCAAGTTGGCATAAACGTCGCCGAAATGTAAGATCCAGACGATAAAATCATCGGAATTGATGTATTGCAAAGTTAGATTGACTTCAGAATAATCATTTACTTTTTCTAGGATCTTATTTTCAATCAGCCAATCCATGAAGCCATAAAAATATTCTTCTATGTCACTATTTCTAACGCTTGCTAAACCACTTAGACCGGTAAAATCAGTAATTTTTTGCTTGATAATTTCATTTTCTAATTGTTGAATTGTCACATTTTTTCATCTCGAAGTTTTAGTTAAACACTTGATTATAGTACCCCAAATAAAACTCTTTATCGTTGACGCTAGTTATTTTGGTAACACTGGTATTTCTTGGTTCTGGCAGACTCATTGGATCTTGTGGTTTTAAAACATCCAAAGCACCGGCTTTAATCGTAAAACCATGCGTTATGCAAATGATTTTTTCATTAGGGTACTTATTGGTAGTTTCAACCATAAATTCATGCACGCGATTAATCACGTCATCAAAAGTTTCGCCATCTTGAGCATATTTGACGTACATTGGTAAAACGTCGTCCCAATAATCATTATAAGCATCGGGGTGTTGTTTTCTCAAGTCAGCGTTTTTTTGTCCGTCCCATTGACCATATGAAATTTCTAATAATCGTTTGTCAAAACTGACTGGCAATTTAGCTTTTTGATTGAGAATTTCAGTAGTTTGTTTAGTACGATTCAAAGGACTAGAAATAATTCTATCCGCAAAACTGATATCAAAGTGGTCACGCAAGGTTTTGGCTTGTTTTTGACCGTTATCATTGAGATAAGTGATTTCTGAATTAATTGTGCCTTGCTTCATTTTTAGGACATTGGCTTTCGTCTGTCCATGACGAATAAAGTAAAATTGAGTCATATTTCCTCCTAGATGATTGTCTTGATTTAATTATATTCATAATAATTAAAGATTGCTAGTTGACAATTATTAAAAGAATGTTAAAGTTTATTTAAGTTAATTGGAGGTTCTTTAATATGAAAAATATCAAAAATACATTAAACCTTACAGTCTCCTCCAAGTCTACACGTATATACATGTAGGCTTATTAACTAAACCTCATGTATGAAGCCAAATTCATAACTGTGAGGTTAATAAATTAAACCAACTAGTTTCCTCACAGAGATTTTATCTGTGGGGATTTTTTTATCTAATTTTTTAAAGGAGTGGAATTCATGGTAGTTTATAATTTTTCAGCCGGACCAGCTGTTTTGCCAACCGAGGTCATTAAAAGAATTAAGGAAGATTTGCCATCCTTTGATAATTCAGGGATGAGCGTGATGGAAATATCTCATCGTTCAAATCTATTTGATGAAGTTATCGACCAAGCACAACAAGATTTAAAAGAACTGTTGCAAGTGCCAGATGATTATCACGTACTGTTCTTCCAAGGAGGTTGTACATTGCAGTTTACGGCAGCTCCTTTGAATCTAGCAACTGAACATAAAAAAATTGCTCTGTTAGATAGTGGTCATTGGGCTGATCGTGCAAGGGATGAAGCTAGTCGTTTAGGTATTGAAGTGGATGTCATAGATTCAACGAAGAATCTTCACTACACTCAGTTGCCAGCGTTAAAAGACTTGCCACAAGACACTTACGATTACTTGCACATTACAACTAATAATACGATTGAAGGAACAGCCTATAATCGTTTGCCAAAGACAGGGAATACTCCGTTGGTAGCTGACTTGTCGTCCAATTTCTTAGCACAAGATTATGATTTTTCTAAATTCGATTTGATGATGGTGGGAGCTCAAAAGAATGTTGGTATTGCTGGATTAACTATCGTCGTAGTCAAAGATGATCTGATCGGTAAGGCGAAGAATCTTCCTAGCATGATCGATTATGAACTATTTGCCAAAAAGAATTCGATGTTCAACACGCCACCTGTTTTTGCAATTTATGTAGCTGGATTAGTTTTGAAATGGGTCAAAGAACAAGGTGGAGTTAAGGAAATGGATCGTCGTAATCGTAAAAAGTCTGATTTATTGTACGACTTCTTAGACGATTCTAAATTATTTACAGCACCAGTCATGAAACAAGACCGTTCCTTAACGAATGTGCCTTTTGTGACGGGCAAGCCAGAATTAGATCAAGAATTGATTCAACAAGCTAGTGAAGTCGGT contains:
- the ylxM gene encoding YlxM family DNA-binding protein, whose translation is MDIDETTRINLLYNFYHSLLTKKQSRYMDLYYVEDFSLSEISEQLDVSRQAVLDNLHRSVNLLESFEKELGLVEKTQEIDDISKNLSQLVQTKYADDKELLALVQRISKINEM
- the trmD gene encoding tRNA (guanosine(37)-N1)-methyltransferase TrmD, with the translated sequence MDITILSIFPKMFQALNESLIGKAQEKELVNIDVVDFRDFTTNKQNHVDDAPYGGGAGMLLQAQPIYDAMDYVEKKKPGKKRVVLLDPAGKTFNTKMAKDFAKEDQLVFICGHYEGFDERVKDLVTDEVSIGDYILTGGELPTMSMIDATLRFVPGVLGNSFSAEEESFSNNLLEYPQYSRPADFRGKKVPDVLISGDHEKIRLWRLEQALKKTLERRPDLLEHASLTDEEKKLLRKIRQNN
- the rpsP gene encoding 30S ribosomal protein S16, giving the protein MSVKIRMKRMGSKLRPFYRLVVADSRSPRDGRFIEQVGYYNPISQPEEIKLDDDKIVEWLNKGAQPSDTVRHLLKQHGIMQKFHESKFTK
- the rimM gene encoding ribosome maturation factor RimM (Essential for efficient processing of 16S rRNA), producing the protein MTEKLYRVGTIVNTHGIKGELRVIPITDFPKDRFKSGAKLFLKDKTEFVVESSCPHKNFVLVKLKGYDNINDVEKFVKSELFANGEEVSDLEDGEFLYSQIIGLNVIDKNLGEVGKITEIIELGSNDVWVVKSPKYKEILLPYIDDVIKEVDLENKEVKVEIPDGLID
- a CDS encoding Gfo/Idh/MocA family protein, producing MKLAIIGSGNIVHDFLTITKDLKETQLTAIIGTNRSIDTLKQLQSEYHIGQVFTDFDEALKKSDFDTVYVAVPNFLHYQFAKKALENGKNVISEKPFTVKYEEFEDLKKIALEKHLILLEAITTQYLQNFLDLKKKLPELGDLKIIESNYSQYSSRYDAFKAGKILPAFDPKKGGGALMDLNIYNIHFIVGLLGRPKKVTYLPNVERNIDTSGILTLDYGTVKAVAIGAKDSVIPFRSSVIQGNHGSIVVNGPTNEMKSFDIYDNDKELVEKIDHNVYPHRMYQEFVEFERIIRTNDLQAVQQHLQHSEDVMWVVKKALESADLKLD
- the ftsY gene encoding signal recognition particle-docking protein FtsY → MGLFDRIKKAFTGKDDSEEKELEKKSSEQAPESDQNSKPEPASPEEKESTPEAQPEEATEDESTVEEKPEPAEPTVEEPESKTVEPEPESETKPENSSETVKEEPENTPEESAPEEVSESDEETEEETTEPVAEESKETEEPKESEETEKPKDDVKEYDEGLKKSRNSFSSRLNHFLANFRSVDEDFFDDLEELLIESDVGYETAMRISDELREEVKLENAKKKSDVSNVIVRKLVDMYGEEGKDEDNDLKFSTDKTPTIFLFVGVNGAGKTTTIGKLAHRYQSEGKKVLLAAGDTFRAGAIEQLQEWGKRVNVPVQASKAHTDPASVVYDAVQRAVNEDFDILLVDTAGRLQNKEGLMRELEKIKRVITRELPDAPQEVLLVLDGSTGQNALSQAKQFNETTDVSGIVLTKLDGSSQGGVVLAIRNELHIPVKLVGLGEQMDDLRDFDPEKFIYGLFKDLIVGASNK
- a CDS encoding MurR/RpiR family transcriptional regulator, whose protein sequence is MTIINQLKAQNNFNGSEKDLAEYILKNKEAVLNLSIQKLATNTFSSTSTVVRLCRKIGLKGFKDFKIKLSAELQKHYDDISTIDPDFPFTEDDSNKEIAQKIANVMETSIKQTSELLDNSTLEKAIRLILKAKNLGIFAYGDTYISALSFQNKLMKINFHAQLPTLVEESNFLAANFQKEDCAIVISYSGQTKSTYQMTKILRLNGCCIIAITANKNSKIAQLSDLIIPVNDSESSTDKISPFASSAAIDYVLNTLYSGLFVANYDDNQRHRLASEKLFSDSRFSGQKK
- the ffh gene encoding signal recognition particle protein, yielding MAFEGLSERLQKVFSSLKGKGKLSDEDVRKVMREVRMALLEADVNFDVVKTFVKTVRERALGAEVMESLTPSQQVIKIVDEELTKLMGQEAVPLNKAPHIPTIIMMVGLQGAGKTTTAGKLANRLKTNDKARPFFIAGDVYRPAAIEQLKTIGQQLDVPVYDEGTDHDPVEIVKNGLAVAKENKNDYVIIDTAGRLEIDEQLMEELQKIKDLAHPNEILFVADSMTGQVAAKVAHGFDEQLDITGVVLTKLDGDTRGGAALSIRSVTGKPIKFIGQGEKLDQLDVFHPDRMANRILGMGDMLTLIEKAQTDYNEEQAKQVAEKIRENSFDFNDFIDQMDQIQKMGPLDELMKMIPGMANNPALANINIGEKDIAHLKAIVYSMTPKEREDPDLLNPSRRRRIAAGSGQSVQNVNRMIKQFKQSRDMMNKMSKGNMAGMEQLMGNGVQGRLGKMAMKSMVRRNKKNKKKRLKKIKRFKS
- the serC gene encoding 3-phosphoserine/phosphohydroxythreonine transaminase, translating into MVVYNFSAGPAVLPTEVIKRIKEDLPSFDNSGMSVMEISHRSNLFDEVIDQAQQDLKELLQVPDDYHVLFFQGGCTLQFTAAPLNLATEHKKIALLDSGHWADRARDEASRLGIEVDVIDSTKNLHYTQLPALKDLPQDTYDYLHITTNNTIEGTAYNRLPKTGNTPLVADLSSNFLAQDYDFSKFDLMMVGAQKNVGIAGLTIVVVKDDLIGKAKNLPSMIDYELFAKKNSMFNTPPVFAIYVAGLVLKWVKEQGGVKEMDRRNRKKSDLLYDFLDDSKLFTAPVMKQDRSLTNVPFVTGKPELDQELIQQASEVGLLNIKGHRSVGGMRASLYNAMPYIGVEKLVDFLNKFEKDYWGKH
- a CDS encoding histidine phosphatase family protein, translating into MTQFYFIRHGQTKANVLKMKQGTINSEITYLNDNGQKQAKTLRDHFDISFADRIISSPLNRTKQTTEILNQKAKLPVSFDKRLLEISYGQWDGQKNADLRKQHPDAYNDYWDDVLPMYVKYAQDGETFDDVINRVHEFMVETTNKYPNEKIICITHGFTIKAGALDVLKPQDPMSLPEPRNTSVTKITSVNDKEFYLGYYNQVFN
- the rplS gene encoding 50S ribosomal protein L19, which translates into the protein MNKLIQDITKEQLRSDIPDFRSGDTIRVHAKVVEGSRERVQLFEGVVIKRHGSGISATYTVRKISNGVGVERTFPLNTPRVEQIEVIRHGRVRRSKLYYLRARTGKAARIKERRRDI